GGCTCCTGTGCAGCTCACCTGTTCCACAGGGCGTGTTCAGCAGTGCACCCAGCTCCCACATGTGGCACATGTGAGCCACACAGGCCGTGCGCCATGTCATGTGGAATGCATGTGGCCACTCCGTGGCATGCAGTCCTGACACTGCCCTCTCTCCGCAGCTTTAAGCACCCCAAGCAAACTGCAGCAGACGGTGCTGCCCCTGCTGACTAACCAGGAGTGTAAAAACTACTGGGATGGCAACATCCTGGACTCAATGATCTGCGCTGGAGCAGCCGGCTCCTCCTCCTGCATGGTacggccccagggctggggctgccccGTTGGCCGGGGCTGCCCCGTTGGCCAGCCTCTTTCCACCCCCAGTGCAGGCTCGCGCCCTCTGTGGCCGCCCTGCCCCTCTACTAGTCCTGCGGCCTTGCCACACATGGCTACCTTGCTTGAGCCCTGCCGTGGTCTTCTGCTCCCGTccaggggtggtgggggggtgggtggggcagggccgcccagagggtggggcaagtggggcaatttgccccaggccctgggcctctcaggggctcccatgagagtttttcagggcccctggagcagggtccttcactcgctccgggggccccagaaaactctcgcggggcccgggacccaggagcttcttccgctctgggtcttcagcagcaggggtccttccgccccggaccCACCGCCAagtgccaggtctttggtggtaattcagcggggggcccggtcttcagggcacttcagcggcaggccCAGAgcaggaccccctgccgccgaattactgccaaagcaggggccccctgccgccaaagatcccaggccccctgaatcctctgggtggccctggtggggggaagggcatAGTGATCCCTTGCGGGGTGCAAGACCCTCATGCCTGTGGCATGGGCCCAGAGAGGCACTGCCCAGAGCACTGACTGGCCCAGTCATTGCTGCCTGGCTAGGATGGTGCCTGTGGCCCAGGGGAAGCAGGGGAGCGTAAGCTcttggccatggttccccatcTTCGGGGCACCAGGCCGGGGAGAATGTGACAGTCCAGGGCCAGGGTCCTTGTCCCTTGGGGAGCAAAGGCAGGCATTCTGCCATGGGCAGGGGAGGGTCTGGTCTCTCCAGGGCAGCTCCTCCCCAGCGTGGCACAGGAGGGTGAGATCCAGGCTCTCAAGGGTCCCACTTTGGGAGGATTCCTGGCAGGGTGTCTGGGCAAGGCGCTGGCACTGGAGAGCATAGTGCCCAGCTCTCTGAAGCCCTGGCAGCTGAGCCTGCATCTCCATCTGCTTCACAGGGTGACTCTGGTGGCCCCCTTGTTTGCAAGGAGAACGGAGTCTGGAATCTGGTGGGCATCGTGTCCTGGGGTAGCAGCAACTGTGCCACCACCTCGCCAGGTGTCTATGCCCGTGTGAGCCTGCTACGCCCATGGATTAACAGCATCATGGCCAACAACTGAgcctgtcgggggggggggggctcctagTGGCTAGGCCTCAGCTCAGCCACTGCGGCTCTGAATCCTTCTCTTGAGGCGGGTGACCTAGTTCCACCTGGCTCAGACGCAGCCCTGCAGCCTTCCAATAAAACCCTTCTGCAGCATGGTGCCTCTGAGTTCCTACCTCTTCGGGGCACCAGCACACTGTGTCCACGGGACCGGGCACAGCCTGGGCACATGCCAGCTGCAGCTgacccagcaggaggcactcgCACCCACCACGCCTAGGCAGGGTCCACACCAGGTGAAGCCGCCTTTAGGTTCCCTGCCCCTCAACTGAGCTTTGTGCCCACGGCCAGGTGGCCAGCCAGGCTGTGGCCACTGGCATGGAGCTGGGGAAGCTGATCCATGagggaagggcccctccccatcctggcagTGTGTGTGGGATAACTGAGGGTCAGGGTGCGCCCATGCTGGCTTCAAGGTCTGCACGGCTCAGCCCGACCCGCTAGCTAGCCCTGGCGTGGGTGCATGGCGCAGAGCCCGGGTCACTGGGTCGGGACATTGGCTGTGTCACGGCTCCCATGTGCCCTCATGATCACAGCGGCACAATCCTGCCTTTTCAGGCCTAGGCCACGCATTGCCAGTGCCATGCTTGCTGGCTGGGCCGCGTTTGGGCACCACCCTAGCGAGCTCCCAGTGCCAGCCTCCACTGCCGGAGCTGAAACCAGCTGGTCAGTTTGGGGGAAGCAGACGCCTCAGCTGTGTACCTGGCAGGGCCAGTAGCGGGTGAGTCACACCTGGCTGTGGAGGCTGTTCAACGCCCCCAGCCACTGCACCTAATGGTGCCCAGAGAAGCCATCGCTGAGTAAAGCCAGCTCCATGGCTACAGTTGCAGCCTCATGACACACTTACCTGGTGCAGCCACTGGAAGGGCACACAGCCACGCTGCACTCGGGTGCGACGGTGCGTCTCCAAGAGCCCTGTGCAGGGGCTGAACTCAGAGCTGGTGCTAGCAGGTGGCCTAGATGGGACTGGGTCTGCATGCCAAAGTGCAGCCCTCACAGCTTGTGCATGGGAGTGGCAGCTTGTGGGCATCTTGCTCAGGATTGTGGCGCTGACCCAGCTTGCCCAGCCACTTAGAGAGGTTCCCCTAGCTCTTAGGGCACTAGCATAGTGGAAGTTGTGTGGtttgcccagctctgcaagcagcctggagccctctgaAGAAAACCGTGCTCTGTCCTTGTCTGGACCGGCACTTAGCGTTCCTGTCTGCTGTTACCCAGCCAGCACACTCCACACTCGAGGTGGCTGCAATTCAGTGCTGGATGAACAATCCATGTCTAGCGACCGGTGCTCTGGGAGGGACAGCCCTCTAGAAATGCAAGTCCTTGGCTGGCCACTtgtttcctcccttccccagtgctgcACCATGTATAATCAATCCAGCTTCTGGTCACCCTGGAGTCACTGTCTctacctcctccactgccccttctCCACCTCTGGTCTGCTGAGCCTACCTGCTTGTCCCAGTAACACCACCCCATGTTGCACTCCCAGACCTATTATTCAACTCCCTGCCCGGGGCGGTTCCCTAGCAGCCTGCACCACTGGGCCCCAGCTTCCCAGCACTACTGGTTTGGGATGGAAAAACGGCTGTTTTGGGAGCATGGGTGGGGTTTCCTGAGAAGGAAAGGACCTTTCTCCTGCCATTCCAACTCCGGTGCTGTGCTGGGCGGCCAGGTGGGCAAACGTTTCCAGGAAATTCAGCGTTTTGACAATTGGCCccaaaaaataaacaacaaaaataaaagtttgtttcattttcatgTAATTTTGGGGGGGGATGTTGCaaacagccctgcccctgcctccgtAAGACCCTGGTGGGCCAACACAGACAGTCGACTCTGCTGCCTCCTTGGTGCTTGCACTGTCTATAAACTGAGCGGGACCGGCCAGGCtactggggaagggagtggggctgTCTAGCCCCAAAGACTGTTAGTTGTAGGGATTTGTATGGGATTAGTGGCCGGAGACCCAGTCAGGATCAAGGCCCCACTGTGCAACACGACAGTGGTGGTCCTACAAAACCCCTATTGTTCAATTGTCTGTGTCCCTTTAGTAATGAGGCCCAGCTCTTCCACAGTGCCTACCGGCAGCGGAGCTCTCAGCACCGTACATCctccccatttcacagctggggacactgaggcagagactggggaagtgacttgctcacagGCATCCTGCCGGccaggggcagaggtgggaatgAAGCCCGGCTCTGCTGTGTCACAGGCATGTGCACAATACACTAGGCTGCACGGTTTATTGAAAGTGACCTCACAAAAATGGCCACTTGAGGTAGGCTCACACGTTGCTCTACATGGGGCAAAATCCTGGGCCGTCATTAGTAAAgcgcccctgactgtccccatgGGGCTTAGACGTCACTGAGCCCTAAagccaaggccagaatggaccagtgtgatcatccagtctgactccCTGCACAGCCCAGGCCAGAGCCCTTCCTACTTTCACGCCTGCCGCAGGTATCTTAGAAAAGCAGCAAATCTCCATTTCAAAATGGTGGATGACGGAGAACTCCCCAGGACCCTTGGTAAATAATGATTCTCATCATTAAAAACtgataccttatttccagtctcaaaTTGTCTAgtgtcaacttccagccattggcttgtgtgagacctttgtctgctagactgaagagcccattgttaaatatttgttccccacatgaCTGGGTCAAGTCcccctgaaccttctctttgttaagataagcAGACTGAGGTCCTAGGGTCTGTTACTACCAGGCAGGTTTTCTGATCCTTTattcattctcgtggctcttctctgaccctctccaatttatcaacatccttcttgaactgtgcaCACAAACTGGACCCAGAattccagcagcggtcgcacCAAGGCCACATGCAGAGATCAAAGAACCTCTCTTCTCCTGCTCGAGATTCCACCATTTCTGCATGAGCCCTTTTGGCCCCAGCACTGCATGGGGAGCTCATTTCAGTGGATTATGCACCACGACCCCCAAATCTTTACCCAGGGTGCCCTGGTCTTTCCCGCTGAGTTTCCTGCTCACCCTCATTTTCCTCAGCTGAGGGCCATGAACAAGCAGGCTGCACTCAGTTCcccatcaggcagcagcagcatgccaATCCTGTGTCCACAGAGCGCCTGTAGGccagagtgacactgtgtgggcTAAGGGGATCAGGGCCTACATCCTGATTAACCATGGGCAGGAAAGAACCCAGCTGAGGAGAGTGCTGGGAGCTGAGCAAACCTCAATGAGATGCCCAAGCCGAGTTCTGTGGGCACAGGAGTTAGGGATGGAGAACAACAATTTCACCCCCATAGGGCCACAAAACCCCTGGCAAGCTCTATGCAGCAACCTGCTTTCCTGCTAGtaacatgcagccacctctggggtggaacctgGCAGCTGCTTAACAGCCACACCTCAGTGGGCTGAACCTAGAGGCGAGTGGAATGCACCCATCTCTTATTGGGTGAAACAGGAGCTTCAGTGGCCCCTTAGTCAGATCCTCTGTGCTGCATTTCATGAGAGCTGACCCAGCAGTATAGCACCTGCTGGCTGGGGTACGGGCTTGGTACGGACTTCACAGGATGGGCAATCCCTCAGGGACCCATTCATAGTGACCCAGCCCCACACTGCTTAGCTGGTGAGCACCGAGGGACCACAGAAGGCACTGAGATAACGGCCTTATCAGCCAGACAGCTGGGGGCTTTGTGACTCCAGCCCATGCCTTAGGAGCTCCCACTAGGAGAAGATGAGTTCTCACATCTCCATCTGCCATGGGAATGTGGGATCCCATCTCCTCTGCATTCCAGGCAATGCTCACACACCAGCCCCCCCTAACCCCCTAAAACACAACCACAAGGCAGAGGGGTTCTAGGCAAACCTTTATGCTGCCATGCCAGCAGGCTCCATAGCAACGAGTATCCATACAGGCCGTGAGGTACTTCAGAGCTCTGGGAACCCGCACATTTCAAGGCACCAATTTCGTTTCGCATTTCTGCTACAGCTGATCTTAGCAAAACCCAACCGTGACATGCCACGGTGAGGCACACCTCCCTGTGTCCGTCCTGCCGGCTCCGGGGGCTGTCTGTCAGGCCAGACAATGGACACACAGACACTCCTCCAGCTTACAGTCTGACTGTACTTTCCCCCATTGGACTCTGTCAGTTTCCTTTTCGTCTCCACCCAGATACCACTGGATTGATTCGTTCTGCACAATTAAACGGCTGTCAATTAGCAGCGAGAGAGCTCGTTAattagatcaggccctaaagtcaatggaaatcacACTTGCCCCTAACTGTTGGCTGGCACTACTGGATTTCCCTTTGATTGCTCCCGCCCACTATAATTGCATTGCTCTGATTCaaattctagttctttttttaaatatcgcCCATTGGCCTAAAGCACTCTGAATCCATCACCGACAACAATTTGCCTCTGTGGCTTCGTTATGGGGGGCCTGGAGCCCCCTTTTCTTTCCGAGGCCACAGCCTCTGTCCTGGCTCTCCAGCCTTTCACCTCAAAGCACCCTTAAAGAATCGCCAGCGTGGCCTAAAAACTACCTCGttcttggggggaaaaggggaggagcGAACAGGAGCCCAGCGTTGATGCTTGTTTTGTGCCCCGCCTCTACCCCCCCATGGGAGTCTCTTTAAATATTTACAAGCCCATTTACACTCGTCTCGTGCTCTGCTGCGCGTCCACAGAGGCAGTCGTTAATAGTAGACTGATCTCTCCAAGTAGTTCCCAGAGCGGTGTGTGCTGGCGAGGCCGTCACATGGCCGCCAGCTGCCCCAGCACCATCCTgaactgctgtgtgctgctggcCAGGTCTTTGACCCGCTCCACCATGTCCTTGGCAGCGGAGGGGGATGGGTAATGGAGGGCTGCAGCCTTGGTGGTCACCACGATCTCCTTGAGCATGTCACACAGCAGGTTGCTGTAGTGGGTGACCTTGTGGCGCACGTCCTGCGCCCGGGCCTGGCGTGACAGGGTGTCGCCGATGAACACCAGCTTGTGGGCGCTGAGGATGACGAACTTGCTGTGGGCCACGAAGATCTTGGGTGGCTGGTTGGTGCCCACGGCGGTAAAGAAGGCGTCCACGGCGTTGGTGAGCGTGGTGAGGTTGGCCTCACATTGCTCCAGGTAGAAGAGGAGCAGCTGGCGGTCGGAGGGGCACAGGGCGCTGCTGCCCCGCACCTGGGCGTAGTGCTGCGGCGGCGTCCAGCTGGAGAGGTCGTTGTCGATGGGGCGTGTGACCTCCTGCTCCAGCCGCTCAAACTGCTTCAGCTGGGGGGAGACGGACAGCACGTTAGGGGCAGGGCGTGGCCAGGCCTAGCCAAGCACAACAAAGGGCCCCTGCCCTCACCCTCCCATGGCTGGCTAGCTCCCGCAACAGCTACTGACTCAGCCAGAGGAGTCAATACCGTGCCTGTGCCACAGCCTGGCACTGTCAATGCTGCCCAAGGAGATTAGGCACCGACTCCCTTGATTCTTGAAAATCTGTTAGTGCTAAAGGCCCCAGGTCCATCCTGGCTGATGGCAGTGGGGTCAGCATGCCCAGGCCTGGCTCTGCTTGCAGACtggggcagacagacagacatcccACTGCAAGCGTGTTCAGAGCCCCAGCCCTAGGCATTGAGGGAaaggggagcagtgaggctcAGTTGAAAGTGTGGCCATGGGGAGGGAGCCAGAGTCTGTCCCTGGGGGCCCTGCGGGGCCTGGCCAGGCCACGGGGAGGGAGCCAGAGTCTGTCCCTGGGGGCCCTGCGGGGCCTGGCCAGGCCACAGGGAAGGGAGCCGGAGTCTGTCCCTGGGGGCCCTGCGGGGCCTGGCCAGGCCACAGGGAAGGGAGCCGGAGTCTGTCCCTGGGGGCCCTGCGAGGCCTGGCCTGACCACTGGGGAGGGAGCCAGAGTCTGTCCCTGGGGGCCCTGCAGGCCTGGCCTGGTCTGGCCACGGGCGAGGGAGCCAGAGTCTGATCTGCCTCACGCATTGTCCACAGCATTAATTCCAGCAAGTCAAGGGAGCGGAGCGGGGAACTGCCGTGTGCACTGGACTCTGGACTTGGCTCGACAGCATCCCTCAGCTCCCCAGGGCCGGATCCCGTTACTGTTTACTATTGTATTAcccagcccctggaactgggcagCCTCAGGCCCCTCTTGCCTTCAGGAGGACTCCCCCAAAGCCAGAGGATCTCCTTCGGGAGACAGAGCGAGCTGGGGCGGATTCACGAGTGAGCGGTTCTGCCTGACACGGAGGCTGCGCCGTGCATGTCAGGACAGGAGGGGCCTGGGCACACAGCTGGGCCCTGCTTGGGGAGAGCCTTCGACAGCAGAGGATGCTTCCCAGACTCCCCCTACCACTAGCTAAGCCCCTGCCTGTGCTCCCTAGGCTCCTGTCAGagtgctgtgggggtgggagccCCCCACCCGAGTGCTGGGCCCCAGtacctgctgctgctccagctgccccttgCCCTGCCGCATGATGTTGCCTCTTTCCAGCAGCTCCTTCTGGGTTTTCTCAAACTCCTCCTTGCCCTGGAAGACGGGAGGCCAGAGGGTGAGTCATGGCCATGGGGGGAGGTCCCTTCATCACAGCCCACTGGGGGATTCCACACCAGGGCAGAGATCCGGGATGCTCTCTCTCCGGCGCGGAGCACAGCGATAAATGGGTCTGGCCTAGCACTGtcaccccctcccagcctggggagCCCTCGCCCTGGGAGACAGCTCTTAGCCCCTCTCCTCCAGAACGGGCAGGGGCTGGCTCGCCAGCTGCCAGCCACTCACCCCTGGGGGGGTTGTGAAATTGTTCATAACTAACGTTTTttgaatgaaacaacattcatTCATAAACCCGTTACCCCaataactggctaactgacaatGAAGATGCTTGTTTAGAGCCATAGCTGTTCAGCCAGCTGCccttgtaagtttcactttcaatCCAATTGCTGCTTAAGTCACTGAAACCTGCTCTTTCAACATTGTAACTTCTGCTCATGGTTTGCCATTCATCATACTTGGCCATATTGTAACTCAAGctccattttaaaatgctcactccattttgtaaaagccagGTGCAACCTTCATTTTGCAAAACCCTaatgtaatcttattagtttagtttagatgtgtgaatgaggtatgaatggatgatggaatcaacctccagcccagcCCGTCACCAGTCACCAACTGCTGAaaatgcagacaagagccctaacaaagtaagtccaccctaaaaaaagaaaaaaaaaaaaaagaaaaaaaaagatcaaagccaggtcggAGGCTGAAAGTCAGgtctgcaattgacgggtgatcaatcacaccaactccagaggcagcgtgacacagcaagtcctatagactctggattcagactaaaagcctataaaaaaggtGGGTGAGATGGAAaactttgggtaacgttctgctgccaacatgggagGGCATCAGTGCGCGCCCGACAGAGACCCAGCCCTTCCTcatgcctggctttcctggccagttagccaccaCGAGCGACgatcccaagctgcaaaatcaagccatgaactcaaGCTACGTTTAGGACAGGTAACTATCCAGCAGTTTCAGAACATTTGATGTGCGTGGTTGCGTGTGTATAAGTATTAGGTATTAGCTAGTGGTTATAGATCAAATTATCATCATAATAAACGTGGCAgctttgccttgtcccctgaaACATtcccagcctgcctgccatgagGGCTCCCAAGAGGGGGCGGATTGCAGCCACCCGCTGTGAGGAACCCGAGAGGCAGCTGCCCCACTGTAGCTCCAGcatgcagtgccccaccccttAGTTGGGACCAGCACACCCAGCCCTCCCAGTACATACCCAGCTGGCTTTAGTGCTGCAGGCTGGGTGCAGTACTGCAGGAGGCCAGGCGGTGGCGCTGCATGCTGGTGGCAGTGGCCGGATGGGTGGAATCCTGCCTAGGCTGGCTGAGATGGGTCCCAGATGCCACAAGTTGAGCTCGTCAAACCGCacaggctggctgggtgcccagccccaTGGCCTGACCAAGGGGAGATGCCCAGCAGGGGACCCGGCCAGGCGGGAGGGAGGCAGGTTCACCCCCCACGTAACTGGCACTAGAAGCGGCTTGGCTAGCGCCAGGCAGAGGCTGCGTCCACACAGTCCTCCGGGCttgctccctggaagcagccattGCAGAGGAAGTGCagccagtgcatgggcatctggGAGGTGCCCGGGGCTGGTTATGGGGCACATGGAGAGGTTCCCCAAGGATGCAGAAGACTGAAGGACCCCTTCAGCCCCCCAAATAGTGGGAGGGAGCCCCACAAGCATGGGCCTCTGGGCTGTCAAAAAGGGGCAAGGAACCTTACCTCCATCACGGTGTGCAGCATCCTGGCCTTAGGAAACCTGCCCATCCCAGGCTCACCCCTGGCACCCTGCTGCCCCACACCTGGCTTGGCAAGTGGGAACCCCCTGGCCCGGGCAGTGTGCCAGGGAAGGAAGCAAAGGTGCTGGGTGGGTGGCAAGCAGCAGGCACCAGTCCCTACCCCCATGGCCTGCCCAGGAGTCAGTCCCAGCTggacccattgcttccctgctgggGCTGGATGCAGGGGCATCGAGCGCGTGAAGCCCAGGCACATTTCAACACACCCTGTCCAGGGGCACCAGCTctgtgcctggggcaggggccagTGGGGGCAATGctggagggagaagcaggaggaagagagaggccTCATGTGAGGGCGAGGGGTGAATGGGGGAGGCCCGTCTCAGTTGGGGGGCAAGCCCAGCCCCCACACTACCCCCTGCTCTACCCAGGAGTGCCCCCTCcatctcctctctccttccccgctGCCCACCTGCAGGTGCACGTAGTCGTAGTCTTCCATCCAGCCGCTCTCGCTGTTCTCGTACGGCCCGTCGGGCGAGTCCTGCGCCAGGAACTTGGGTGGAGAGGGCAGAGGCCgggactggatgctgctggccttGTCAGCGGGCGCTGGCGGGGGGTGGCTGGCAAGGAGCAGACTGGAGTCCGGGCCGTCCGACGGCGGCTTATCCCGTCTGAAGAGCAGGGAGGCGTTGCCGTGCAGGAAGGACGCCAGCTGCTTGGTGTCATCAGGGATGCCCCGTGAGTACATCACCAGGCGGTCCAGGTCGTCGGTGCCGCCTGGCTTGCCGGCTGCCAGGGCACCGGGGGCCCAGCCACAGCCATCCAGCGCCTGGCTGTGCCGCAGCAGGGCCTGGTACACGTCCTCCATCTTCTGCAGCTGCTTGCTGAGCTTAGCATGCAGGGCACGGTCAGAGGCCTGGGCCGCATTTCCCACGGCCCCGCGGGCGAACTCCAGCAGGTCCCGCAGTGCCCCCTTGATGCCCTCGGCCGCCGCTCGGAGGCTGGGCGCGTGGAGCTCCAGCTGCTCTGGGCTGCGCCAGCCAGTGCTGATGAAGGACATGAGGTAGGAGACGGAACCGCTGATGTGGTGCTGCAGCCGGGCCAACAGCTCCATGGCCGCGTCCAGGTCCAGGCCTAGCTCCTTGGGTGCATCCTTGCCTGGCCCCACATCCAGCGAGGAGCTGGAGATGTTGCTGCGGGTGCTGCCCGTGCTGGAGGCTGAGAGGCGCTTGGCATCACCTGCCCTGGCCTCCCGGTCCACCTGTGGCGGCACGTCATAGATGTACTCGCCCTCGCTGTCCAGGCTGCCAGCGTGCAGCTCCCGGGGTACATCGTACACATCCTGCGCAGGCCCCGCCGGCTtccgcaggctgggcagcacgtCATAGATCTCCTGTGGGAAGGGGGCTTCGGGGGCGCCCTTCCCTGCCGCCGGTGGCACATCGTACACGTCCTCGGGCAGGGTCAGCTCCACTGGGTGCCGGGACAGGTCCAGTGCCTTTGACTTGGCAAAGGCGGGGGGCACATCATAGGTTTCCTCTCGGGAGGGGCCGTCCGGGACATCCTTGCTCACGGATGGGGGTACATCATACACCTGCATGGAGGGACAGCTGCTGtgagtgcccagccctgcccgtgCCTCTTCCTGCATACAATGCctggccctgcctgcaccccttcctgccaCCTGTGCCTAGCCCTGCCCACGCCCCTACCTACCGCCCGCGCCCCTTCTTCATGTCAGAGCAGACACTGTGGGAGAGCCCCGAGGGGTCAGAAAACTGCCCAATATTCATTATTTTTCAAAGTCTGGTGGCTTTGAAGCTGCTCTGATGGTTGTGGGGCCCGCTTGGAGCTTCTTGGGGGCTGGGACCTGCCCTCCAGTCCCTGCTGAGCCCCTTGTTCTAGCAACCCCAGGCGCCCGCCCCTGCTTGCCTGTGGCACTGTCTGAGCTTGCCAATGCTGCGCTGACCCCACCTGGGAGCTCGGCTGGAGGAAATCCTGTGCTGCACCTTGCCATGGGGGCTGGCATGGTGCCACTGTGCTGCAGAACCGGGCAAGGCTTAGTGCTGGGGCATGCCAGGGAGCACAGGCTTGGATCCCAGTCCTGGGGCAGGCAAAGGAATTCCCAAGGCCCCCCGCTGGCACCACTCACAGTTTGAGGAGCCTGGTGCAGGGCCTTCTCCACGCTGGGCGGCACGTCGTAGATCTCCTGGCCGGGCTCCCGGCTGGTGGGGCCCTTCACTGCCATTGGGGGCGTGTCGTAGACCTGCGAGCACAGTGAGCAATGGCATTGGTTCCTGCGGCTAGCGGATGCCAAGGCACTTTGCCCGTAGCCATATCGATCCATAGGGACACTGGGACGGCTGGATGGCTCAGCCCCACCACCCTGAGCCCAGCTGACAGTGGCCAGGATGGAAGGTGCATGAACCCTACAATagagagatggggtgtgggggggtcatcTGTCCCCCACATCACTCTCATCCTACAGATAGCCTCCAGTTGATGCTAACTGGTTAGTATCCCTTCTGCCTTTGCTAGCACTAACCACAAATCTCTTTGAAGCTTGCTGCTTGCTACAGTCtagatcatagaatctcagggctggaagggacctcaggaggtcatctagtccaaccccctgctcaaagcaggaccaatccccagatagatttctgccccaaatccctaaatggccccctcaagggctgaactcacaaccctgggtttagcaggtcaatgctcaaaccactgacctatccctccttccctcccctggaTATTTCATGTGgtagggagttccacaggctaatcatACTGGAATCTGCCCTCTTTTCAGCATCATTGGGCATCCCTTGTTCTTGCACTGGAGACTGTCCCTCAGACCAAAGCCGGGAGAAGAGAGCCCCTGTCCTGAACATCACCCGCTGCTGGACAAGCAAGGCAACAAGATCCAGAGAACCCCTGAAGAAGCTCTGCCCCCAGGCCCAGGTGGTCAGGACAGCACCtatgagggagggggaagagcagctAGCTGGTCATGCCAGGCCTCTCAGCCCGCCCACCTGCTGGCGCAGGGCCTCACCTCCTGGCTGTACTGGCTGGCAAGCACACCGCGGACGGGGGGCACGTCGTAGATCTCCTGGGGCCCAGAGGCGAGGAGGTGCCGTGGAATGTCGTACTCATCCTGCTCGCCTTTGGGTGAGTCGTAGATGTAGACCTGCCCCACGCGGGTGGGAACCACCACCTGGAAGAGAGCACAGGGGTAGGTGGGCAGGGCGCTGCCATGCGATACAGGTGCCGCACGGCCCGGGGGGGAGCAGAGTGCTGCCACCTGGCACAGGCACCACGGCCTGGGGGGGAGCAGAGTCTCCCCCGGTATGAGTGGGTGGCAGTTGTggggagcagagaagagaaatTGTTGGGAGTCTCAGCAGCTCCTGCTTAGACACTGAACGGGGAGACAGTGCCCAGAGTAAGTGCTCCATCCCAGCTACAGACAGATGGGCACCTCCCCCTGAGCGCCAGCTGTTGCCTGTTCACACTGGTgttctgcagccagctctgcctcctgaacctcttcccctcccctccccgccctgctCCTGCTCGCAGCACTGTCAGAGCCTGCAGCTGAGCTTCCTGGCCAGGCCGACAGCgggtgggagctggggctggggggcagcactCCTCCAGTGCAGTTGGGCACATGGCAAGTAGCAGCGGGCATCACTGGCCTCACATGAGTGGCCAGGGCCCCAGTtggcagcccagggctggtggGAGAGCCCCTTCCCAAGACCTCATGTGCCAGGCTGGCGAAGGGAGGA
Above is a genomic segment from Gopherus flavomarginatus isolate rGopFla2 chromosome 14, rGopFla2.mat.asm, whole genome shotgun sequence containing:
- the BCAR1 gene encoding breast cancer anti-estrogen resistance protein 1 translates to MNYLNVLAKALYDNVSESPDELSFRKGDIMTVLERNTQGLDGWWLCSLHGRQGIVPGNRLKILVGMYDKKQQAGPGQGQPPSHQHPLHPTIRPPGDSIYLIPAPSKGQLGLYPGSAPGAPFPSPPAKQPLTYPKQPPPHACQDIYQVPPSLSHAPDISTSPPQEIYQVPPAAGLGQDIYQVPPSLDMRSWEGPKPQGKVVVPTRVGQVYIYDSPKGEQDEYDIPRHLLASGPQEIYDVPPVRGVLASQYSQEVYDTPPMAVKGPTSREPGQEIYDVPPSVEKALHQAPQTVYDVPPSVSKDVPDGPSREETYDVPPAFAKSKALDLSRHPVELTLPEDVYDVPPAAGKGAPEAPFPQEIYDVLPSLRKPAGPAQDVYDVPRELHAGSLDSEGEYIYDVPPQVDREARAGDAKRLSASSTGSTRSNISSSSLDVGPGKDAPKELGLDLDAAMELLARLQHHISGSVSYLMSFISTGWRSPEQLELHAPSLRAAAEGIKGALRDLLEFARGAVGNAAQASDRALHAKLSKQLQKMEDVYQALLRHSQALDGCGWAPGALAAGKPGGTDDLDRLVMYSRGIPDDTKQLASFLHGNASLLFRRDKPPSDGPDSSLLLASHPPPAPADKASSIQSRPLPSPPKFLAQDSPDGPYENSESGWMEDYDYVHLQGKEEFEKTQKELLERGNIMRQGKGQLEQQQLKQFERLEQEVTRPIDNDLSSWTPPQHYAQVRGSSALCPSDRQLLLFYLEQCEANLTTLTNAVDAFFTAVGTNQPPKIFVAHSKFVILSAHKLVFIGDTLSRQARAQDVRHKVTHYSNLLCDMLKEIVVTTKAAALHYPSPSAAKDMVERVKDLASSTQQFRMVLGQLAAM